A part of Paenibacillus sp. 481 genomic DNA contains:
- the aroE gene encoding shikimate dehydrogenase, producing the protein MAGSNEHGNEQEHSGSINSATALYAVIGDPIGQSKSPLMHNAALRHLGMNGVYAAFHVLPARLEQAIDGMRALGIQGMNVTIPHKEAVMSYLDELDESARIIGAVNTIVNRDGKLIGYNTDGLGYVRALKEEVMPNLAQARILIIGAGGAARGIAYALLREGCTRLYIANRTIERANMLVDDLAGLAGVPSVPSFSGASPLPPTSASVGTPVYVDAIALHDQPAIDPEQIDLVIQTTSVGMHPNVDDLPFTASWLRPHMIVSDIIYNPLETAILREARRIGCRTHSGLGMFIHQGAIALEMWTNRKAPIQVMRDTVLQTLQ; encoded by the coding sequence ATGGCTGGCTCTAACGAACATGGAAATGAACAGGAACATTCAGGCTCCATCAACAGTGCGACAGCACTGTATGCGGTCATAGGTGACCCGATTGGCCAATCGAAGTCGCCGCTTATGCACAATGCAGCGCTGCGTCATCTCGGGATGAACGGGGTATATGCTGCATTTCACGTGCTCCCTGCGCGATTGGAACAAGCGATAGATGGGATGCGGGCGTTAGGCATCCAAGGGATGAATGTGACGATTCCACATAAAGAAGCCGTCATGTCCTACTTGGATGAGTTGGATGAGAGTGCGCGCATTATTGGCGCGGTCAACACGATCGTGAATCGGGACGGAAAGCTAATTGGCTATAACACAGATGGCTTAGGGTATGTGCGTGCTTTGAAGGAAGAAGTTATGCCGAACTTGGCACAGGCACGCATCTTGATTATCGGGGCTGGCGGAGCGGCGCGTGGGATTGCCTATGCGTTGCTGCGTGAAGGCTGCACGCGGTTGTACATTGCCAACCGAACGATAGAGCGGGCTAACATGCTAGTCGACGACTTGGCAGGTCTTGCAGGCGTGCCTAGCGTTCCGAGCTTTTCGGGTGCATCGCCCTTGCCACCTACATCAGCCTCTGTGGGAACACCCGTGTATGTTGATGCAATTGCACTTCACGATCAGCCTGCTATCGATCCAGAGCAGATCGACCTAGTCATCCAGACGACTTCGGTCGGAATGCACCCGAACGTGGACGATTTGCCTTTTACAGCAAGCTGGCTTAGGCCCCATATGATCGTAAGTGATATTATATACAATCCGTTAGAAACAGCTATCCTGCGCGAAGCTAGGCGTATTGGCTGTCGCACGCATAGCGGACTAGGCATGTTCATTCATCAAGGTGCGATTGCACTGGAAATGTGGACGAATCGCAAAGCACCGATTCAGGTGATGCGGGATACGGTATTACAAACATTACAATGA
- the yqeH gene encoding ribosome biogenesis GTPase YqeH, whose translation MNQNESALKCSGCGVKLQTEAIELPGYVPQKALERTPVICQRCFRIKNYNEAMSVAFDQDDFLRMLGRIGQEDALVIHIVDLFDFDGSIISSLQRFVGTNPVLLVVNKIDLLPKATNWNRLKNWVQRQAKEHGIRIVDVALVSAKRNLGFERLLEDVGEWRQGRDVYVVGATNVGKSTLINRLIRDYSDMERELTTSRYPGTTLDIVNIPLDDGKHIIDTPGIVYSSRLTELVAREDLGSLLPDKPLKPFVYQLNEGQTLFFGAMARFDFVEGERQSFTCYVSSGLPIHRTKLERANELYAEHRGEMLAPPTRERLEDLPPLSRHQFRIGRGGDTDVFISGLGWIKCNGLNGALIDVYVPKGVKVLTRRSLI comes from the coding sequence TTGAATCAGAACGAATCGGCATTGAAATGCAGCGGCTGTGGAGTGAAATTACAGACCGAAGCTATTGAGCTGCCAGGCTATGTGCCGCAAAAAGCGCTGGAACGGACGCCAGTTATTTGTCAGCGCTGTTTCCGTATTAAAAATTACAACGAAGCGATGTCTGTCGCTTTCGATCAAGATGACTTCTTGCGCATGCTTGGACGAATCGGCCAAGAGGATGCGCTCGTTATTCATATCGTCGATCTGTTTGATTTCGACGGTAGTATTATTTCTAGCTTGCAGCGTTTTGTCGGTACGAACCCCGTGCTGCTCGTCGTAAATAAGATCGACTTGCTGCCAAAAGCGACGAACTGGAATCGCCTCAAGAACTGGGTGCAGCGCCAAGCGAAGGAGCACGGTATTCGCATTGTCGATGTCGCGCTCGTTAGTGCGAAGCGCAACCTTGGCTTTGAACGTTTGCTTGAAGACGTAGGCGAATGGCGCCAAGGGCGTGACGTGTATGTCGTTGGAGCGACGAATGTCGGTAAATCGACGTTAATTAACCGCCTTATTCGCGATTACAGCGACATGGAGCGGGAGTTGACGACTTCCCGTTACCCAGGTACGACGCTGGACATCGTTAATATCCCGCTTGATGACGGCAAACATATTATCGATACGCCAGGAATCGTATATTCGAGCCGCCTTACAGAGCTAGTCGCACGTGAAGATTTAGGTTCTTTACTGCCGGATAAGCCGTTGAAACCATTCGTGTATCAACTGAATGAAGGGCAAACGCTATTCTTTGGCGCGATGGCACGCTTTGACTTTGTAGAGGGTGAGCGTCAATCGTTCACATGCTACGTCTCTAGCGGTCTGCCGATTCATCGCACGAAGCTAGAACGTGCAAATGAGCTGTATGCGGAACATCGTGGCGAGATGCTAGCTCCTCCGACGCGTGAGCGTCTGGAAGATCTGCCTCCGTTGTCGCGACACCAGTTCCGTATCGGACGTGGCGGCGATACGGACGTGTTCATCTCCGGCTTAGGCTGGATTAAATGCAACGGCTTAAATGGAGCCTTGATCGACGTTTATGTACCAAAAGGCGTTAAAGTATTGACGCGCCGCTCATTGATTTAA
- a CDS encoding YqeG family HAD IIIA-type phosphatase, with product MFEGLIPRLRVRTVYDIDLQLLKEQGYKGIITDLDNTLVGAKDPLATPQLSAWLEEVKRQGFDVIIVSNNNFTRVSRFATPLNIQFVHAARKPSQRAFHQAVKLMGLPSKQVVVVGDQMLTDVLGGNRMDMYTILVQPIAIRDEGWMTKVNRRIERIVTSRLRKKGLWHEEEQH from the coding sequence TTGTTTGAAGGGCTTATACCCCGTTTGCGGGTACGCACGGTTTATGATATAGACCTTCAGCTGCTGAAGGAACAAGGATACAAAGGTATCATTACCGATTTGGATAATACGCTAGTCGGCGCTAAAGATCCGCTGGCAACACCGCAGCTGTCGGCATGGTTGGAAGAAGTGAAGCGGCAAGGGTTTGACGTTATTATTGTGTCCAATAACAATTTCACCCGTGTGTCGCGTTTTGCGACTCCGCTTAATATTCAATTCGTACACGCAGCGCGGAAGCCATCCCAACGAGCCTTTCATCAAGCTGTAAAGCTTATGGGGCTCCCATCGAAGCAAGTAGTCGTCGTCGGAGATCAGATGCTCACGGATGTTCTCGGCGGCAATCGCATGGACATGTACACGATACTCGTTCAACCGATCGCTATACGAGATGAAGGTTGGATGACAAAAGTGAATCGACGAATTGAACGTATTGTCACATCACGTTTACGCAAAAAGGGTTTGTGGCATGAGGAGGAACAACATTGA
- a CDS encoding DUF4129 domain-containing transglutaminase family protein — translation MSSKLRLLFHTNWDLRIIWTCLYVMLWQWITLFEPYWYEETIQMSRSVLGALWCGSMLFPVPSQLLGRVVVGVPLMGWLTYVELKAYELWPMFFYTSSWQSAFISKITAYHPYVWFLLGLWLCCEVLFLLIQGSGRLVAFLLLQITVFGILDSFTNVMLWEQVAWLVGTTLIALIAVHVRTMTQQFPHVRSRSVRYPLQMGLSALFLISLIISLGISVPTFKPILTDPYTAWTEKAEQTTQTESNMDGSNPSEMEGDEGLVIPSLSGYGENDGQLGGAFQLDYTPIMTVSSDARGYWRGETKDVYTGLGWIDGGAGSNNLFQKGQVLDHLHGPSSQVPTKVIKQTFQMEKAPSHNILFGMSAIQSVHEIKGVPTNKWLWNERDGEMSLMASEIPLYPESYTLFSQVPIATEEELREASKHNQAEALQADKGLYVQLPPELPKRVSELAHELTAGETNDYDRAKKIETYLRTHFQYTTTPTNNLATSRDFVDSFLFDSKEGYCDYFSTSMAVMLRSIGVPTRWVKGYAPGTRDGILERMTGSQDEHAGGTFRVTNADAHSWVEVYLGDYGWVAFEPTPGFTMTALQQQEEEKKQPLHTPEEDKPKQDSDQELNKPEQETSLPTWIKRVAQVIVLIVVTACMGMLLWRWSSIGFSIRGVRLLRRNLSVRERIVLETELWLSYCRMRGLKKEPYETVREAAHRWSENILLRKSTAEIIVRLFEEAKYGTAELSDSDLVQLKMAIKQFKRTC, via the coding sequence ATGAGTAGCAAGCTGCGCCTATTATTCCACACGAATTGGGATTTGCGAATCATTTGGACATGCCTGTATGTGATGCTTTGGCAATGGATCACGTTGTTCGAACCTTACTGGTACGAAGAAACGATCCAGATGTCGCGCTCCGTGCTAGGCGCGTTGTGGTGCGGTTCCATGTTGTTCCCTGTCCCGTCTCAGCTGCTTGGAAGAGTAGTGGTTGGCGTACCTTTAATGGGGTGGCTAACGTATGTAGAGCTAAAAGCATATGAGTTATGGCCTATGTTCTTCTATACCTCTAGTTGGCAATCCGCTTTTATTTCTAAAATAACGGCCTATCATCCTTACGTCTGGTTCTTGCTTGGGCTTTGGTTGTGCTGTGAAGTGTTGTTTTTGCTCATACAGGGGAGCGGGCGTCTCGTTGCCTTTTTATTGCTCCAAATTACAGTGTTCGGCATCTTGGACTCTTTTACGAATGTTATGTTGTGGGAGCAAGTGGCATGGTTAGTCGGTACGACGCTTATTGCCTTGATTGCGGTACACGTACGGACAATGACACAGCAGTTTCCGCACGTGAGGAGCCGCTCCGTTCGTTATCCGCTCCAAATGGGACTTAGCGCGCTGTTCCTTATTTCTCTCATTATATCGTTAGGGATAAGCGTTCCGACTTTCAAGCCGATTTTGACTGATCCATATACAGCTTGGACTGAAAAGGCCGAACAAACGACACAAACTGAATCGAACATGGATGGTTCAAATCCGAGCGAGATGGAAGGAGACGAGGGGTTAGTTATTCCTTCCTTATCAGGATACGGTGAGAACGATGGACAGCTTGGCGGCGCTTTTCAGTTGGATTATACACCAATAATGACCGTTTCAAGCGATGCACGTGGGTACTGGCGAGGTGAAACGAAAGACGTCTATACAGGCCTCGGTTGGATTGATGGAGGAGCGGGAAGTAACAATCTTTTTCAAAAGGGTCAAGTTCTTGATCATTTGCATGGCCCTTCTTCACAAGTGCCAACGAAAGTAATTAAACAAACGTTTCAAATGGAGAAAGCTCCATCTCATAACATATTGTTCGGGATGTCAGCGATCCAGTCTGTTCACGAAATTAAAGGGGTACCGACGAATAAATGGCTGTGGAACGAGCGGGACGGCGAAATGAGCCTGATGGCTTCCGAAATACCGTTGTATCCAGAGAGCTACACCCTTTTTTCTCAAGTGCCAATAGCAACAGAAGAGGAACTGAGAGAGGCCTCCAAACATAACCAAGCTGAAGCGCTGCAAGCTGACAAGGGCTTGTATGTGCAGTTACCTCCTGAACTACCTAAGCGGGTTTCGGAATTGGCTCATGAATTGACCGCTGGTGAAACCAACGATTATGATCGAGCCAAAAAAATTGAAACGTATTTGCGCACGCATTTTCAGTATACGACTACTCCGACCAACAATCTTGCGACAAGTCGCGATTTCGTAGATAGCTTTTTGTTCGATAGTAAAGAAGGCTATTGTGACTATTTTTCGACGTCAATGGCTGTTATGCTCCGCTCTATAGGTGTTCCTACTCGCTGGGTAAAAGGCTATGCCCCAGGTACAAGAGATGGAATATTGGAGCGAATGACAGGTTCGCAAGATGAGCATGCGGGTGGTACTTTTCGTGTAACTAATGCAGATGCGCATTCATGGGTAGAGGTGTATCTTGGTGATTATGGCTGGGTCGCGTTTGAGCCAACACCTGGATTTACGATGACTGCGCTACAACAGCAGGAGGAAGAAAAGAAGCAACCGCTGCATACACCTGAGGAAGACAAGCCTAAGCAGGACAGCGATCAAGAGTTGAACAAGCCAGAGCAAGAAACAAGTCTTCCTACTTGGATAAAGCGTGTTGCTCAAGTTATTGTTCTGATTGTGGTTACAGCTTGTATGGGCATGCTGCTATGGCGGTGGAGTTCTATCGGTTTTTCCATTCGTGGGGTACGATTGCTTCGGCGGAACTTGTCTGTACGTGAGCGAATCGTGCTGGAAACGGAGTTGTGGCTAAGTTATTGCCGCATGCGTGGGTTGAAGAAGGAACCCTATGAGACGGTTCGAGAAGCTGCACACCGCTGGAGCGAGAATATCCTATTAAGGAAATCGACTGCTGAGATTATTGTACGGTTATTTGAAGAGGCAAAGTATGGTACAGCCGAGTTGTCTGATAGCGATCTTGTACAGCTAAAAATGGCAATTAAGCAGTTCAAACGTACATGCTAA
- a CDS encoding DUF58 domain-containing protein → MKGFDLLCRTPQLSSQKKLIIALVIYVGCLFYFLFQGGKTSVMLLAMSSLLGIYWLAVYYGGIRRVQGNRIIGGRAKGRILAQSSLAVDVRLHVPGWLPLPYLIVRDELRRFDKIVHQQHSVVVLDETRIAKMQYVLPPLQRGYYEFGTTTCTSRDLFGLFEAQGKCALGQPFYVQPVTVPIRSWNVTNSGHGGSRINRIHYRNASESTQISGTRAYIPGDRLSRIHWNATAKTGELKSKQFEQEASTPIMIVLDRTATAYRSEEAFELAVSAVASIVQFAVRLNRPVSIIASGQELTVWDNVSIRTESTAYKHWFASVQSDPVTYSGAVANEPLWLNQLYHIIERQQGTVVAWISGSTSYTNTHALQKLARYSCVGSYIHIDGDHGVHSEHSAAFQAEIMKYRYGYIPLKELRHLPLLLGGGRR, encoded by the coding sequence ATGAAAGGGTTCGATTTGTTATGTCGCACACCCCAATTGTCTTCGCAAAAGAAGCTTATTATAGCGTTGGTCATTTATGTAGGTTGTCTGTTTTACTTTTTGTTTCAAGGTGGAAAAACTTCAGTTATGCTGCTCGCGATGTCCTCTTTATTAGGCATTTATTGGCTTGCAGTCTATTATGGTGGGATTCGTCGTGTACAAGGAAATCGAATAATAGGTGGACGCGCAAAAGGTCGGATACTTGCGCAGTCAAGTCTTGCAGTCGACGTTCGATTGCACGTTCCAGGCTGGCTGCCACTGCCTTATTTGATCGTACGTGATGAGCTGCGGCGATTCGATAAAATAGTGCACCAGCAGCATAGTGTAGTTGTGCTAGATGAAACACGGATAGCGAAAATGCAATACGTGCTGCCCCCATTGCAACGAGGCTACTACGAATTCGGAACGACTACATGCACGTCACGCGATTTGTTCGGACTGTTTGAGGCGCAGGGTAAGTGTGCACTGGGTCAACCCTTTTATGTGCAGCCCGTGACCGTCCCGATCCGATCATGGAATGTGACTAATAGCGGTCATGGTGGTAGTCGCATCAACCGAATCCATTATCGAAATGCAAGCGAATCTACGCAAATAAGTGGGACACGTGCATACATTCCCGGTGACCGCCTATCACGCATTCATTGGAATGCTACGGCAAAGACTGGCGAGCTAAAGTCAAAGCAATTTGAACAAGAGGCGTCCACACCGATCATGATCGTGCTAGACCGCACGGCAACGGCTTATCGCAGCGAAGAGGCATTTGAGCTAGCTGTGTCCGCTGTAGCGTCGATTGTCCAATTTGCAGTGCGGTTGAATCGGCCCGTAAGCATCATAGCTAGTGGGCAAGAGCTTACAGTTTGGGATAACGTTTCTATCCGTACAGAGTCTACTGCGTATAAACATTGGTTTGCGTCCGTACAGTCTGATCCGGTCACGTATAGCGGGGCGGTGGCTAATGAGCCCTTATGGCTCAATCAACTCTATCACATCATCGAACGGCAGCAAGGTACGGTCGTAGCGTGGATAAGCGGCAGCACTTCCTATACGAATACACACGCTTTGCAGAAACTGGCACGTTATAGCTGCGTCGGTAGCTATATTCATATTGACGGTGACCACGGTGTTCACAGTGAGCATTCCGCCGCATTTCAAGCAGAAATAATGAAATATCGTTATGGCTACATTCCGCTCAAGGAGCTTCGCCACTTGCCTTTATTGCTCGGGGGTGGGCGAAGATGA
- a CDS encoding AAA family ATPase → MPSTSSELLGVMKQMKSALDQCILGKTKEIDLLLTALLAGGHVLIEDVPGTGKTQLVKSLARTMNGLFRRVQCNPDILPTDITGMFVFHPKEQQFVYRSGPVMTNILLVDEINRATTKTQSALLEAMEEHHITVDGETFDLPSPFVLFATQNPIEFEGTFPLPEAQLDRFMLKIHLGYPDEQLERLMLARHVEGQPSDRVQAVANITTIKDMQAEVKAVHMDEAIGGYIVDIVRATRTHPHVILGASPRASVALMQAAKARAWLQGRNYVTPDDVKELAPYVLAHRLALAMEMKMEGVSATQVVMQSIERVKVPVRLGV, encoded by the coding sequence ATGCCATCCACATCTTCTGAATTACTTGGAGTCATGAAGCAAATGAAATCGGCCTTGGATCAATGCATCCTCGGAAAAACGAAAGAAATTGACCTGCTGCTTACTGCATTGCTGGCAGGGGGTCACGTCCTCATCGAAGATGTGCCTGGAACAGGCAAGACTCAACTCGTAAAATCACTCGCCCGCACAATGAACGGACTTTTTCGCAGAGTCCAATGCAACCCAGATATTTTGCCCACAGATATTACAGGCATGTTTGTGTTTCATCCCAAAGAACAGCAGTTTGTGTATCGATCTGGGCCGGTAATGACCAACATCCTACTCGTTGACGAAATTAATCGGGCCACGACGAAGACGCAATCCGCACTATTGGAAGCCATGGAAGAACATCATATAACCGTTGACGGAGAGACGTTCGATCTCCCGTCCCCATTTGTTCTGTTCGCAACCCAAAATCCGATCGAATTCGAGGGCACCTTTCCTCTCCCAGAAGCACAACTTGACCGCTTCATGCTCAAAATACATCTAGGATACCCCGACGAGCAATTAGAGCGTTTGATGCTAGCACGCCATGTCGAAGGCCAGCCTTCTGACCGCGTGCAGGCTGTTGCCAATATTACAACGATTAAGGACATGCAGGCGGAAGTGAAAGCTGTCCATATGGACGAAGCGATCGGCGGCTATATCGTTGACATCGTGCGTGCAACCCGCACGCATCCGCACGTTATCCTTGGCGCAAGCCCACGCGCATCTGTTGCGCTTATGCAGGCTGCAAAGGCCCGTGCTTGGCTGCAAGGACGAAACTATGTAACACCGGATGATGTGAAGGAGTTGGCTCCTTATGTGCTCGCGCACAGGCTGGCGTTAGCGATGGAAATGAAGATGGAGGGTGTATCGGCGACACAAGTTGTCATGCAATCCATTGAACGCGTGAAAGTGCCTGTACGCTTGGGGGTATAG
- the spoVAE gene encoding stage V sporulation protein AE, whose translation MIFFWAFVIGGLICVIGQLMFDVAKLTPAHTMTILVVAGAIIDGLGWYEPLINFAGAGATVPITSFGNSLVHGAIKDLQSDGWIGAVTGIFKTTSAGISAAIVFSFLAALFIRPKG comes from the coding sequence ATGATTTTTTTCTGGGCATTTGTTATTGGCGGTCTAATCTGCGTTATCGGTCAACTCATGTTTGACGTTGCGAAGCTGACACCTGCGCATACGATGACGATTCTCGTGGTGGCTGGTGCGATCATTGATGGTTTAGGATGGTACGAGCCGCTCATCAACTTTGCTGGCGCTGGTGCTACCGTGCCGATTACGAGTTTCGGCAACTCGCTCGTGCACGGCGCGATTAAAGATTTGCAGTCTGACGGCTGGATTGGTGCCGTAACTGGTATTTTTAAGACGACGAGCGCAGGTATTTCTGCGGCGATCGTATTTTCCTTTTTGGCGGCGCTGTTTATTAGACCGAAAGGGTAA
- the spoVAD gene encoding stage V sporulation protein AD, with product MHVGKQTWRFSNKPVIISTATVVGPDEGQGPLADDFDFVHDDLDMQEKSWEKAERKLLEQATQLAVVNGNITQDDLDYFVGGDLMNQIISNSFAARALGVPYIGVFGACSTSMQSLAIASLLVDSGNAKHVMAGTCSHNCTAEKQFRYPTEYGSQKPPTAQFTVTGAGAAIVAKNGQGPRVIAATIGKIVDLGIKDPFNMGAAMAPAAVDTIVTHLADLNRKPEDYDLIVTGDLASVGFGIANDLFKKAGVPMDKANYNDCGLMIFDLVKQAVQAGGSGCGCSAVVTYGHILKKMKKGELKRVLIAATGALLSPLSFQQGETIPCIAHAVTLEMEG from the coding sequence ATGCATGTAGGGAAGCAGACTTGGCGGTTCTCGAATAAGCCTGTCATTATTAGCACAGCGACTGTCGTTGGTCCCGATGAAGGCCAAGGGCCGCTGGCAGATGATTTTGATTTCGTGCACGATGACTTGGATATGCAGGAAAAAAGCTGGGAAAAAGCCGAACGCAAACTGCTGGAGCAGGCGACACAGCTCGCAGTGGTGAACGGCAACATTACGCAAGATGATCTCGACTATTTTGTCGGTGGCGACTTAATGAACCAAATCATTAGCAACTCCTTTGCAGCGCGTGCGCTCGGCGTGCCGTACATCGGTGTATTCGGGGCGTGCTCCACATCGATGCAGTCGCTCGCCATCGCCTCGTTGCTCGTAGATTCCGGTAACGCCAAACATGTAATGGCTGGGACGTGCAGCCATAACTGTACGGCGGAGAAGCAGTTTCGCTATCCGACCGAGTATGGATCCCAGAAGCCCCCAACGGCACAATTTACCGTTACAGGTGCTGGCGCGGCTATCGTGGCGAAGAATGGCCAAGGTCCGCGTGTAATTGCCGCAACGATCGGCAAAATCGTCGATCTGGGCATCAAAGACCCGTTTAATATGGGGGCAGCGATGGCTCCGGCGGCGGTTGATACGATCGTCACGCATTTGGCTGACCTCAATCGCAAGCCAGAAGATTACGATTTAATCGTCACTGGCGACTTAGCCAGCGTAGGATTCGGTATTGCCAACGACTTGTTTAAAAAAGCCGGCGTGCCGATGGACAAAGCGAATTATAACGATTGTGGGCTCATGATTTTTGATCTCGTTAAACAAGCTGTTCAGGCTGGTGGAAGTGGGTGCGGATGCTCCGCAGTCGTCACGTACGGGCATATTTTGAAAAAGATGAAAAAAGGTGAGCTGAAACGCGTACTTATCGCGGCAACAGGTGCTTTATTGTCCCCGCTTTCCTTTCAGCAGGGAGAAACGATTCCGTGTATTGCACATGCCGTCACGCTTGAAATGGAGGGGTAA
- the spoVAC gene encoding stage V sporulation protein AC, which produces MSEQEYKQLAQKKEPPRSVFTNCWRAFLVGGTICLIGQGIQQLFITYFKMNKEQAGNPTVVVLVLLSVILTSCGVYDKIAQWAGAGSAVPVTGFANSMCSAALEHRSEGLVLGVGGNMFKMAGSVIVFGTVAAFVVAIVYLIFGIPIKH; this is translated from the coding sequence ATGTCCGAGCAAGAATACAAACAGTTGGCACAAAAGAAAGAGCCTCCGCGTTCTGTATTCACGAACTGTTGGCGAGCTTTTCTTGTTGGGGGCACCATTTGTTTGATCGGACAAGGCATCCAACAACTGTTTATCACCTACTTCAAAATGAATAAAGAACAAGCTGGAAACCCGACCGTGGTCGTCCTCGTTTTGTTGTCCGTTATTTTGACCTCTTGTGGGGTGTACGACAAAATCGCACAATGGGCAGGAGCAGGTTCGGCTGTCCCTGTAACGGGTTTTGCTAACTCGATGTGTTCGGCGGCTTTAGAGCATCGCAGCGAAGGATTAGTACTCGGTGTAGGGGGCAATATGTTCAAGATGGCGGGTTCGGTCATCGTATTCGGAACGGTGGCAGCGTTTGTTGTCGCGATCGTCTATTTAATTTTTGGCATACCGATTAAGCATTAA
- the sigK gene encoding RNA polymerase sporulation sigma factor SigK — MTGLFAAIALFIKQLSLLVSYVKNNAFPQPLAEEDEMKHLLLMAEGNDQSRNTLIEHNLRLVAHIVKKFDNTGEGLEDLISIGTIGLIKAIESFQPNKGTKLATFAARCIENEILMHLRSLKKTRKDVSLHDPIGTDKEGNEITLIDILGTEGDEVVDKVQLKIEKSKIYRNLDILDEREQEVIRGRFGLDGSGEERTQREIARELGISRSYVSRIEKRALMKLYHEFYKNKGHI, encoded by the coding sequence ATGACCGGATTGTTCGCGGCGATTGCCTTGTTCATCAAGCAATTGTCGCTCCTAGTGTCTTATGTGAAGAACAACGCTTTTCCACAACCATTGGCCGAAGAAGATGAAATGAAACATCTGCTTCTTATGGCGGAGGGCAATGACCAGTCGCGCAATACGCTCATCGAACATAATCTCCGACTGGTGGCACACATCGTTAAGAAGTTTGACAACACCGGAGAAGGTCTGGAAGACCTCATCTCCATCGGCACGATCGGCTTAATTAAAGCGATCGAGAGCTTTCAGCCGAACAAAGGCACGAAGCTTGCCACTTTTGCTGCTCGTTGTATTGAGAATGAAATTTTGATGCATCTCCGATCATTGAAGAAGACGCGCAAAGATGTATCGCTTCATGACCCAATCGGGACGGACAAAGAAGGGAATGAAATTACGTTAATTGATATTCTTGGGACCGAAGGCGATGAAGTCGTTGATAAGGTGCAGCTCAAAATTGAAAAGAGTAAAATTTATCGCAACTTAGATATATTGGACGAACGCGAGCAGGAGGTCATTCGCGGACGTTTTGGATTGGACGGAAGCGGGGAGGAGCGAACACAGCGCGAAATCGCGCGTGAACTCGGCATTTCCCGCAGCTATGTCTCTCGGATAGAGAAGCGAGCCTTAATGAAGCTGTATCACGAATTTTACAAAAATAAAGGACATATTTAA
- a CDS encoding carbohydrate ABC transporter permease, with product MVKYAARGDRSIVEETRPVAVIGSRILTWLNYVMLTGGAVVMLFPFVWMIATSLKYTEDTFTLQLIPSRVTWQHYVDLFGSTAFGNWALNSFIVAAITTVSVSFFGTLVGYILAKFTFAGKAFIFTVILSTLMIPTEMLIIPWYFMSAQLGWVDSYWGVLFPGVISAFGIFMMKQFMDSVPQDLLDAARIDGMGEWGIFQRVVLPLVRPAIATLCILTFLGNWNSFIWPLIIIQSPELLTIPVGLAFLSSELKDSSSWVLIMTGAAVSVLPLIAVFLVFQKQIVRGIAMTGMK from the coding sequence ATGGTAAAATACGCTGCGCGTGGTGATCGTTCGATAGTTGAAGAGACGCGTCCAGTTGCGGTAATTGGCTCACGGATACTGACGTGGCTGAACTATGTGATGTTAACAGGCGGCGCAGTGGTCATGTTGTTTCCTTTTGTGTGGATGATCGCGACTTCTCTTAAGTATACAGAGGATACGTTTACGTTACAGCTGATTCCGAGCCGCGTTACATGGCAGCACTATGTGGATTTATTCGGCAGTACCGCATTTGGCAATTGGGCGCTAAACAGCTTTATTGTGGCGGCAATTACAACGGTGAGTGTGAGCTTTTTTGGAACGTTGGTCGGTTATATTTTGGCAAAATTTACGTTTGCGGGTAAGGCCTTTATTTTTACTGTCATCTTAAGCACATTAATGATTCCGACGGAAATGCTTATTATCCCGTGGTACTTCATGTCTGCACAGCTTGGTTGGGTAGATTCGTACTGGGGAGTCTTATTTCCAGGCGTCATTTCGGCATTTGGCATTTTTATGATGAAACAATTTATGGATTCGGTTCCACAAGATTTATTGGATGCGGCACGGATAGATGGGATGGGGGAATGGGGTATTTTTCAACGTGTGGTGCTGCCATTAGTACGGCCCGCGATTGCTACGTTGTGCATTTTAACGTTTCTCGGTAACTGGAACAGTTTTATTTGGCCGCTCATCATTATTCAGTCCCCCGAATTGCTGACGATTCCGGTAGGGCTTGCTTTTTTATCAAGTGAGCTAAAAGATAGTAGCAGTTGGGTGTTGATTATGACGGGTGCTGCTGTGTCGGTGCTGCCGTTAATTGCGGTGTTTCTCGTGTTCCAAAAGCAAATTGTGCGTGGCATTGCGATGACGGGGATGAAGTGA